A stretch of the Ananas comosus cultivar F153 linkage group 14, ASM154086v1, whole genome shotgun sequence genome encodes the following:
- the LOC109720166 gene encoding mRNA cap guanine-N7 methyltransferase 1 — MKRGYAETASTSFGPPQSKLRLNSYGESHGGDDESTKNALRVAEHYSARSNQTLEEREASPIIHLKKLNNWIKSVLIQLYARRGDSVLDLACGKGGDLIKWDKAKIGYYVGVDIAEGSIRDCRTRYNGDADQQQRRKKFSFPARLICADCFEARLDKYLHDDAPFDICSCQFAMHYSWSTEARARRALANISALLRPGGTFIGTMPDANVIIKRLREAEGLEFGNSVYWICFNEEYAQKKFPASSPFGIKYKFHLEDAVDCPEWIVPFNVFKSLANEYDLELVFVKNSHEFVNEYLRKPEFAELMRRLGALGDGNQDQSTLSQDEWDVAYLYLAFVLRKRGQPPANRRNSSINKGKTCIADDDIEFIRTGA; from the exons ATGAAGCGGGGGTACGCAGAAACCGCGTCGACCTCCTTCGGTCCCCCGCAATCCAAGCTCAGATTGAACTCATACG GGGAGTCGCATGGTGGGGATGATGAGAGCACTAAGAATGCTCTGAGGGTGGCGGAGCATTACAGTGCGAGGTCGAATCAGACGCTGGAGGAGCGCGAGGCGAGCCCCATCATCCATCTCAAGAAGCTCAACAACTGG ATTAAGAGTGTCCTCATTCAGTTATATGCACGTCGTGGAGACTCAGTTCTCGATCTTGCTTGTGGCAAG GGTGGTGACCTCATAAAATGGGACAAGGCCAAAATCGGTTACTATGTTGGTGTTGATATTGCTGAAGGCTCA ATAAGAGACTGTAGGACCCGTTATAACGGTGATGCAGACCAACAGCAACGCAGGAAAAAGTTCAGCTTTCCTGCACGCCTTATCTGTGCTGATTGCTTTGAG GCTCGCTTGGATAAATATTTGCATGATGATGCACCATTTGATATATGCAGCTGTCAG TTTGCCATGCACTACTCATGGTCAACTGAAGCACGTGCAAGGCGAGCCTTGGCAAATATATCTGCCTTGCTCCGGCCCGGAGGTACCTTTATTGGGACTATGCCTGATGCAAATGTCATCATTAAAAGGCTTCGTGAAG CTGAAGGATTGGAATTTGGGAATAGTGTTTACTGGATTTGTTTCAATGAAGAATATGCTCAAAAG AAATTCCCAGCATCTAGTCCTTTTGGCATCAAGTACAAGTTTCACTTGGAG GATGCTGTTGATTGTCCAGAGTGGATTGTTCCATTTAATGTCTTCAAATCACTAGCAAATGAG TATGACTTGGAGCTCGTTTTCGTAAAGAACTCCCACGAGTTTGTAAATGAGTACTTGAGAAAACCCGAGTTTGCTGAGCTCATGCGAAGGCTTGGTGCTCTGGGTGATGGAAATCAGGACCAAA GTACGCTGTCCCAGGATGAGTGGGATGTAGCTTATCTTTATTTGGCATTCGTGTTGAGAAAG AGAGGCCAACCGCCCGCAAACAGGAGGAACAGTAGTATCAATAAAGGGAAGACGTGCATAGCAGACGACGATATTGAGTTCATCAGAACCGGAGCCTGA